The sequence GTGGCCGCGGCGCAGCAGGCCGAGGGCCTTGAGCAGGCGGCCGTAGAGGCGGGCGACGGTGGTCTTGCCGGTGCCGGGGTTGCCGGCGAAGACGAGGTGGCGGCTGAGCGGCGGCGCGGGCAGGCCGGCCTCCTCGCGCAGCCGGACGGCCTGCATCAGCTTCACCATCGAGTGGACGTCGTGCTTGACCCGGTCCAGGCCGACCAGGGTGGCGAGTTCGGCCAGCAGGTCGTCCAGGTGCTCCTCCTCGGGCTCCGCCGTGGGGAGTTCGGCGGGCGCCGCGGCGGGCGGGAGGGGTACCGCCGGTACGGCGGGCAGGCCCGGCAGGCCCGGCAGGACGGGTGCGGCGGGCGGCTGGGGTGCGCCGACGAAGGCGAGCGGGGCGCCGTCGACGTCACACTGCTCCAGGACGGGGACCGCCGAGCCGTCGCCGCCGAACGCGGCCGGGCAGTCCAGCACCCGGCAACGGCGCAGCCGCGGCGCGGCACCGGCCGCCAGGTGCAGGGCGGGCAGCCGGGTCCCGACCAGGTCGCAGGAGGTCAGCAGACCGCCCGCGCCCTCGGCGAAGTACACGCCGTTGCGGCCGGTGCCGTCGATCCGCAGGCGGCTGATCACCGGGCGGGCGCCGGTCCAGACGACCACGCCCGAGCCGCTGCCGCCCTCGACCGAACCGCCCTCCACCGTGGCCTCGGAACCGGAGTCGAGCAGGAGTCCGGCGGCGCCCGAGCCGGTGACCCGGTTGCCGGTCAGCACGGCGCGGCCGCCGGAGGAGACCTCGAGGCCGGCCCGGGCGGCTCCGACGACCGTGGTGCGGTCGATCCGGGAGCCGGCCGGGGAGGCGACGGCGACCCCGGTGTGCGCGGTGTCGATCCGGCAACCGGTGACGGTGGCCCGGGCCTCGTCGGTGACGGCGACGCCGGTCAGGACGATCTCGCCGACCGTGCTGTCGGTGAGGCCCAGCACGGCCGAGCCCGCCACGTGGAAGCCGTGCTCGGCGCCCCGGCGCACCCGGCAGTCGGTGAACGCGGCCTCGGCCCGGTCGGCGAGGTGGACGGCGCTGAACCCGGAGTCCTCCAGCCGGCAGTCGGTGAGCCGGGCGCGGGCCGTGCCGGTGGCGAGCAGCCCGTTGGCGCCCGGGGCGGTCACGGTGCAGCCGTCGGCGGTCAGCCGGGCCGCGTCCTGGAGCACCAGGGCACTGGCGGCGGGGCGCAGCACCCGGGTGTCGGTCAGGTCGGCGTGGGAGTCGCCGCCGAGGTGGAGGCCCGCGGTCCCGGGCGTCTCGATCCGGGTGTTGGTGACCAGGGCGTGCGCGGTGTCCTCCAGCAGCAGCCCGGCGCGGCCGGGCGAGGTCAGCCGGGATTCCGTCATCCGCAGCCGGGACCTCCCGCGCAGCCGGACCCCCGAGCCGGTGGTGGACTCCAGGCGCAGGCCGGTGACGTCCAGCCGGGCGGTGCCGGCGAGCACCGCGCCCACCCCGTCGACGTCGGCGACGGTGGTGGACTCGATCCGCACCCGGGCACCGCCGGACAGGCGCAGGGCGGCGTGCCGGGCGCCGGTCAGCCGGCAGTCGCGCAGCAGGACGGCGGAGGTCCCCTCCTCGCCCTCGCGGAAGTCCCCCGGCTCGGCGCCCTCGGGCCCGCGGACCTCGATCCGGCCGCCGGTCACGGTGCAGCGGTCGAGCACGAGGCCGGCCCCGGCGGTGACGGTGACGGCCGGGTCCCCGGGGTCGGCGCCCTCCAGGTCGAGGCCCCGGAGCAGGCAGTCGGGGCCGAGGACGCGGAGCGCCGGGGCGCCGCCCGGCGGGGCCGCGAGCACCACCGTCCCGGGGCCCTGCTCGGCGACCAGGACGACCCGGCGGGCCAGTTCGAGCGACTCCTGGTAGCGGCCGGGCGCGACGACCACGGTGTCACCGGGCTGCGCGGCCCGCAGGGCGTCGGCGACGAGGCGGTGGGCACCGCGGCCGCGCGGGCCGACGGCGTGGGTCCGGGTGGTCGTCCGGTGGGGCATCAGGGCTGCTGTCCTTGCTTCGGTGCGGTGCGGGGCGGGCAGGCGGGCGGGGCTACGGGCACGGTCTCGGGGCCGGGCCGGGCCGGGCTACCGGAACCGGCCGGAGCCACGGGCCGGGCGGGGTCACGGGGCGGGCGGCGGTGCGGGGGCGGGGGCGGGGGCGGGCAGGGGTGCGCGGTACCAGGCGGGGTTGATGCTCGCCCGGTAGGCGTTGGTCAGCCAGAGCGAGGTGACCGTCTTCTCGAAGATCTTGAACGGGAGCTGGAGCCAGAACTCGGCGAAGCCCTGGCGGTGGAAGAAGCGGCTGCCGCCGCCGGCGATGACGGCGTTCTTGGCGAGCGCCGCGCTGCTCGCGGTGGTGAGGCCGGCCAGACCGGCGATACCGCCGTCCAGGAAGGCGTCCATGCCGCTGAGCACGTGGGTCTTGCCGTCGGCGCCGGTGACGCCCCAGACGGAGGCGTTCATCGCGCCGTTGACCCAGCCGACGACGCCGCCGAGCGCCGCGTTGTAGAAGAAGTCGTAGGTGCCGCCGCGCCAGCGGGTCGGGGTCTCGTTGCCCGCCCACTCGTTGGCCCAGTGCTTGTCGTGGTTGTTCGGGTGGCGTCGTTCGTGCTTGCCGCCGTCGACGTTGCCGAACACCGACTTGGGGCCGCCGGCGGCACTGCCGCGCAGTTCGTGCATGCCGGTGGAGACCAGGCTCTTGACGCCCGCCCCGACCGCCGCGTTGGCGAAGGACTTGAGCACGTCCTTGCCGGTGAAGGGCTTGTTGTTGGCGGCGGCGACGATGCCGTTGACGGCCAGGTTGGCGCCGAACTCCAGCACGAACTCCTGGCCGAACTCCAGCGCGACCTTCTTCGCCAGCACCTTCCAGTAGGGCTGGTAGAGGGCCTCGCCGAGCGGGACCGCCCCGTTGCGCGCCGCCGGCAGCCCCGGCACGCCGGCGAGGGCGTTCTGCATCAGCGGCACCCGCACCTCGACCGAGTCGCCCCAGGGCAGCCGGTTGGCCTCGCGGACCCGCCGGCCGAAGCCGCGGATCTCGGTGAGCGGGCCGCGGAAGTCGTACTCGTTGCCGGTGACCCGCAGGTTGCCGCCGGGCCCGGTCTCCCAGACCAGACCGCTGTCGGTGCGCTGGGCGACGATCCGCTGGTGCTGGTCGTAGCGGCGCCACTGGCCGCGCCAGGCGTCCTTCTCCAGGAAGGTGCCGTCACCGAGCGGCTTGCGCTCGCGGACCACCGCGCCGTGGTCGAACTCCTTCCAGCTCCCGGCGGGGTGCGGGGCGTTGCCGCCGGGCACGTACTGGCGCACCCGCAGCGGCCCCTCGCCGAGCGCGAGGTGCGGGGGCACTTCGCGCAGGGTGAGCGCGGGGCCGCCGGCGGCCGGGCGGAACTCGTCGCGGAAGTGCCGGGTCCCGGCCGTCCAGCCGTCCTGCCAGGCCCGGGTGTCGGCGTTCCACCAGCGGCGCACCTGCTGCCCGGCGCCGAAGTCGACGGCGGTGCCGTTCGCCTCGTACTTGGCGGTGTGCCAGCGCTGCCCGCCGCCGGGCGGGGCCGCACCCCGCCAGGAGTCGACCCAGCGGCCGCCGTCCAGCATGTTGCGCTCGCGGAGCAGCGCGCCGCCCGCGTCGAAGTCCCGGAAGGAGTCGTCCCAGGGCAGCCGGGGGTCGTCGGAGCCGCGGAAGAACTCGCGGCGGCCGGTGGTCCGGTTGCCGAGGTGGTCGGTGGCGGTCCAGGTCCACCGGCCGGAGTCCGGGCGGCCGGCGCCGGTGACCTCAATCCGGTTGGCCTGGGGATCCTGCCAGATGTCGTGGCTGCCGGTCAGGTTGCCGTGCGCGTCCCGCTGGACCCAGGCGTGGGTGCCCCGGCCCTGGACGTTGGCGGTCGCCGGGTCCACCTGGGGCGGCACCCGGTACTCGCGGACCGAGCCGTCGGCGAAGCCCTCCCGGGCGACCTGCCAGTTGGCGCCGCCGTCCGGGCTGAACCGGTCCTGCCACACGGGGTGGTCGCGGCCGGCCCCGGCGGGCGGGACCACCTCGGCCCGGTAGCCGCGGCGGCCGGGCTCCTCCCAGGGCAGGTGCGCCGCATTGGTGGGCGGGTACGCGGGCGGGTTGGCGTGGTCGCCGACCTTGAGCGTGGTGCCGCCGTGCAGCTTCCCGGTGGACCGGACGAAGCGGCCGTCGGCCCCGAGGTCGACGGCGGCCCCGTCCATGCCGACGTAGCGGACGCCTCCGCCCGGGTTGACGCCGCCCGCCTTGTCCCACAGGAAGACCTGGTAGCGGGTGTCGTCGGCGAGGTGCGCGGCGACGCCCTGCGGCCCGCCGGCGCCCACCAGGTGCCGGCGCACCCACACCGGCGGGCGCTGCTCGGACCAGCGGCTGGTGGTCAGCACCCCGTTGTCGGTGGCCAGGACCTCGCGCTTGCCGACCTCCTTGCCGTGCGGGGAGTGCCGCTCCCAGGTCTGCCGCACGCCGCCGCCCTGCCAGGTGTGCTCCAGGAACTGGCCGGCCTTGCCGGGGCCGTGGCCCATCCCCCACTGCTTCTGCACCAGGGTGCCGTCGGCCAGCCGGTCGGTCCAGCCGGCGTCGCGGTGCTGGGTGCGCGGGCCGTGGGCGAGCTCCTGGCCGGCGCCGTCGAAGCGGTGCCAGGTCCAGCTGCGGTCGGCGTTGCGGACGGCGAGGGTGTGGCCGGTGACCCCGCCGGTCTTCTGCAGCCCGTCCCGGTACTCGTGGACGGGGTTGCCGCGGTGGTCGAGGTCCCGCCAGCCGAAGCCTGAGGTGTCGTAGCGCCGGGTGCCGTGCGCGCCGAGGCCGCCGGCGGCGTCCCACTGCGTCCAGACCGTGCGGCGGTCGAGGTCGCCGAACAGCAGGGTGTCGGTGCGGCGGAAGGAGTCCAGCAGGCCGCCGCCGGGCAGCACCCGGCGTTCGAACACCTCGACCGGCGTGTAGGTGGAGGAGAGCAGCCGGATCCGGTCGCCGCCACCGGTGATCTCCACCCGGCCGTGGTGGAAGGCGCCGGTGCCGGCCGGCGGCGGCACCGCGGCGGCCGGGTGCGGCTGCCGGCTCCAGGTCGCGCCGGCCGCCGGGGTGCGGTCGACGACGTACTGGTGATCGGTGCGCCGCCCGCCGTCGACGACGTTGAACCCCTGGTGGGTGATCCGTCCGTCACCCGGCGCGTGGGCGGTGAACTCGCCGTGCCGGGGGCCGTTCGGCCGGTCGACGGAGACCTGGAGGCCGCCGTCGGCGCGGACGGTGACGGCCCGTTCGGGGATCCGCGCGCCCGCCGCGTTCTCCAGGTGGCCCGGGAGGGCGGCGCCGCCGGGGCCGGGCGGCGGCAGCACGGCGAAGGTCCGGTCGGGATTGCCGTCGGGGCCGCGCAGCGCGGTGCCGGTCTCCAGCCGGCCGCCGTCGGCGCCGTAGCGGACGAAGCCGTTGTCGGCGGCGGCGTCGGTGACCTGGAAGCCGCCTCCGGGCCGGTCGGCGGCGGTGAGGTTGGGCACCGGCGTGCCGGTGGCGTCCAGGACCTCCAGGGTGCGCGGACCGCCGGGCGGGGTGTGGACCACCACCCATTGGTCGAGCGCGCCGCCGCCGGGCGCGTGCAGCCGGGCGGCGTCGTCGGTGAGGCGCCC comes from Streptomyces sp. TLI_053 and encodes:
- a CDS encoding right-handed parallel beta-helix repeat-containing protein, which gives rise to MPHRTTTRTHAVGPRGRGAHRLVADALRAAQPGDTVVVAPGRYQESLELARRVVLVAEQGPGTVVLAAPPGGAPALRVLGPDCLLRGLDLEGADPGDPAVTVTAGAGLVLDRCTVTGGRIEVRGPEGAEPGDFREGEEGTSAVLLRDCRLTGARHAALRLSGGARVRIESTTVADVDGVGAVLAGTARLDVTGLRLESTTGSGVRLRGRSRLRMTESRLTSPGRAGLLLEDTAHALVTNTRIETPGTAGLHLGGDSHADLTDTRVLRPAASALVLQDAARLTADGCTVTAPGANGLLATGTARARLTDCRLEDSGFSAVHLADRAEAAFTDCRVRRGAEHGFHVAGSAVLGLTDSTVGEIVLTGVAVTDEARATVTGCRIDTAHTGVAVASPAGSRIDRTTVVGAARAGLEVSSGGRAVLTGNRVTGSGAAGLLLDSGSEATVEGGSVEGGSGSGVVVWTGARPVISRLRIDGTGRNGVYFAEGAGGLLTSCDLVGTRLPALHLAAGAAPRLRRCRVLDCPAAFGGDGSAVPVLEQCDVDGAPLAFVGAPQPPAAPVLPGLPGLPAVPAVPLPPAAAPAELPTAEPEEEHLDDLLAELATLVGLDRVKHDVHSMVKLMQAVRLREEAGLPAPPLSRHLVFAGNPGTGKTTVARLYGRLLKALGLLRRGHLVEVDRSALVGEYVGHTGPRTAAAFNRALGGVLFIDEAYSLVPESGGHDFGLEAVATLVKLMEDHRDDVVVIAAGYPADMARFVGSNPGLSSRFTRTLLFEDYSAADLVAIVEHQAREHRYELTGPARLRLLHHFETLPRGAGFGNGRSARQTFQEMTERQAQRMAEAVTPTPDQLSTLEPADLPATV